The Candidatus Eisenbacteria bacterium genomic sequence GATGTCCGGATATTCCGCGCCCACCTCGGCGAAGGTTCGCGTCCACAGGTCCATCGCGCGCACGGCATTCGCCTTGTCGACGAGTGTGAGCTTCTTCTCGTCGCCACGCTTGCGCGCGAGCTCGAACGCGTAGCGCATGACGCGCTCGACACCTTTCCGCGTGAACAGGATCTCCTGGGTCGCGATCTCGTCGGGAGTGCCCTTCTTGAAGAAGCCCCGCATGCCGGCGTAGGCGTCTTCGGTGTTCTCCCTCACCACCACGAAATCCACGTCCTCGGGAGTCTTGCCCTTGAGCGGGCACAGGTGCTCCGCGTAGAGCTTCACCGGACGCAGGTTCACGAAGAGATCCAGCTCGAATCGCATCTTGGCGATGATGCCGAACTCGAGCAGGCCGACCTCGATGCGCGGATCGCCAATCGCTCCGAGCAGGATGGCGCGCTGCTGCTTCACCTCCGAGAAAGCGGCGTCGGGAAAGATCTCCTTGGTCTTCAGATAGTGCTCGGCGCCGAAGGGATAGCTGGTCGGCTCGATCCGGAAACCTTCGATCGCCGCCACGCGCTCGAGCACGCGAAGCCCTTCGCGCACGACCTCCGGGCCGATGCCGTCGCCTGCGATCACCGCGATCGAATACGTCTTGCTCATGGTCCGTCCTTTCGCACGGACGCGGCCCCGCCGCCCGTTGGATTGAAACTGAAATCCATGCTGACCCAGACCGCATGCGGGGAGCCGAGCTTGATGGCGGGCTTGAAGCGCCAGGCCGGAACCGTGCTGAGCATGCGCGTGATCTTCCACTCGGCGATCGCACCGGCCGGGAACCAGGGAAAGTCGTTGATCACCGGCCGGCCCTGCTCGTCGATCAGCAACGAGAGAATCAGCTGCAGGGGCCTGACGCCCTCCGGAATCGTGTCCGAGAGCGCCGGGCCTTCGGGTGAATACGTGATCACCGCTGGCACATCGACCTCGACGTTCTCCTCGGGCTTCGGGCCTTCGGGCGCGGTGATGAGGCCCGCGCGGCGTGGGCCGGTCAGAAGGGTTGTGGGAAGGCTGTCGGGAGCGAGGCCGGGGATGCGTGACCGGGTCATCGCCAGCGCACCGGGAACGAACGCGGAATCGATCGTGACCGCGCGGCGGAAAGCTTGTTGCGCCTCGGCTCGCCGGCCGCTCTTCCACTCCCAAAGACCGACCAGGTAGTACGCTTCGGGAAGCGTCGGGTCGAGCGCCGCGGCGTGCGCAGCCGCTTCTCGCGATTGGGCATCGCGCTTCGTCTGGCCCGCGGCGACCGCCAGCACCAGCCAGTCCTTGCCACTCAGCGGTCGCGACGCCACGGACTGGACCGCCGCTTCATGAGCCTCGGGCCAACGCGCCTTCATCGCCGCCACTTCAGCCCGCGCTCGCCAGATGTACCAGGCCCAGCCGTCATAGCGGCCATTGAGCCACGCGCCTTCCCGCCGGTAGGGGTATTCCACGCGACGTGAGTAGGGCAGTGTGTCCTTCACGGCCGCGTCCATCAGCGGCGTATACAGGCGGGCGAAGGCGGAATCGATGGCGCCCGAGCGCGCCTCGTCGAGCGCCAGGAACAGCTCGAGATCCGCGTCGGCAATGACCCGCTTCTTCAGGCTTCGAAGACCCGAAGCGGCACGCGCGTAGGCTCCGGCGTCTTCCATCTCGCGCGCCTCGCGCGCCAGCTCGTGGACGGACTTGGAGGATTCCGACGCAGGTTTCGCCGCCGGTCTCTTCGCCGTGGCGGGCTTGGGCGTGGTGGATGGATTGGAAGAAGATGGAGCGGGAGTGGCAGCCGGCGCGATCCCGACTCCCAGGGCCAGCGCCAGCATCAAGGCAACCGTCGTGACGGCGGCCGCGCGCGCGGGGCCGCGGAGAGCGGGGAGCTTCACGAGACGCGGGATCCCGAGACCGATTCCAATACCGCCTGAATCTCGCCGTCCGTCAGCACGCGATCCACGCTCTTCGCGCGATCGAATACCGCCTTGATGCGGTCCGGGGTCGCTTCCAAGCCGCGGCTCTGCAGCCAGAACACGACGTTGCTCTCGCCGCTCATCGGTCCGACTTCGATCTCCTGCCGGCGTCCCACGAGGCTCGCGGGAACACCGGAGTACACGCGATCGGCCAGCCAGTCTTCGCCCTTCTTGAATGCCTTGATCACGGCTGCCGCGTGGACGCCGGTTCCGGTACGGAACGCGTCGCGGCCGACCACCGGATAGTTGGGCGGGACCGGGACGCCCGTCGTGCGCGCCACGATCTCGCAATACTCGGGCAGCGCGGTGAGATCGTTCTCGATCCAGCCCAGGAGCTTGAGGTTGACCAGCAACTGATCCATGGGCGTATTGCCCACGCGCTCGCCGATACCGATCGCGCACCCATGAACCCGAGTCGCGCCGGCACGGATCGCCGCGATCGTATTCACGACCGCGAGTCCGCGATCCGAGTGCCCGTGCCAGTCGAGCTCCACATCGGCCTGACTCTCCCGCACCACTTCGAGCGCGAACCGCACCAGGTTGGCCGCTCCGGTAGGCGTGGCGTGCCCGACGGTGTCGCACAAGCAGAGCCTCCGCGCGCCGCAGCGGATGGCCGTGAGGAAGAGCTGGCGGAGCTGCTCCGGCCGAGCCCGCACCGTGTCCTCGGTGACGTACATGACCGGCAGCCCATGCGAGACCGCGAACGACACCGCTTCCTCGGTGTGCTGGAGCATGGTCTCGAGGGTCCAGTTCTCCGCGTATTGACGAATGGGAGAAGAGCCAATGAAGGTGCAGACCTCGATCGGAATCCCCGCCTTCTGTGAGATCTCGACCACCGGCTCGATGTCATGGCGCAACGTTCGGGCCGCGCAATTCGCACGGATCGAGAGGCGGGCGTTCCGGATCTCCTGCGCCAGCCGCAGCACATCCTTCACAACGTGTGGACCAGCCCCCGGCAATCCGATGTCGGCCGTGTCGATCCCCAGGCGGTCCATGAGGTGGAGGATGGCCACCTTGTCCTCGATTCCAGGACTCTTGACCGACGGGGACTGGAGGCCGTCACGAAGCGTTTCGTCGTCGAACTGGACCCGAAACGATGGTGGATCCCAGCGTTCCCCGGCTTCGTTCCAGTCGTAGATCAGATCTCGGTCTTCCATGGTCTGGTAAGGTAGGAAAGTCGTTGGAACAAGAGCGGGCATCAGGAGGTAGAGTCCGACAAGTATCGCCGGGCCGGAGGGCCGTGCAAGTCCAAACCTAGGCCGACTAGGGGCTCCAACCCATGGAGCGTAGGGCACGGAAATTGATAAAGCAGGGCGGGATTTCCGTCCACCCGTTGCAACTCGCAAACCTCGACGACCCCACAATGATCGCGACCAGGCTTCGGTTCCACATCCTTCGGACACTTCCCGTGCTGGCCGTGCTGTGCGGCCTGGTGATCGGGACGGGCTCGGCTTTCGCCGGGGTCCGCATCTACGTGGACAAGAACGGCGTCGGCGGCGCGCCGAACGACAGCCGCGATCGCACCACGGCTTCCAGTCCGTCCACGCCGGTGGCTACGATCGAGCGAGGCATGACCTTGGCACTCGCCGGCGACACGGTGCTCGTCAGGGCCGCGACCTTCGTGCGTTCCAGTCCGCTCGGGCTCGGCAAGGGTGGCATCGTCCTCAAGGCCTACCCCGGCGAGCTCGTGAAGCTCGACTTCTCCGGCGCCTCGACCGGCAACGGCATCAACTTCGGGGCCGACGGTATCACGCTCGAGGGATTCGAGATCACCAACGCCCCCGAAGAAGGCGTGAGCACCTGGTTCACAAGCAACAACACGATCCGCAAGAACCACATCCATCACTGCGGTCTCGTGCTGGTCAACAACAAGTACCAGAACGGCATCGCGGCCTACGGGTCCAACATCTTGATCGAGCAGAACCTGGTCCACGACACCGGCTCGCACAACATGTACATCTATGGTGACCGCATCACCGTGCGCAACAACGTCTCGTACGCGACCATCGCGCCGGCCGACCGCGGCTCCTATGGAATCCAGATCGGGACCCCGGGCGCCAACTGCACCAACATCACGATCGCGCACAATGTGTTCGCTGAGAGCAAGAACCGTTCGTCGATCGTGTTCTACTCGCCGAATGCCACGATCAGCAACGTCGTGATCGTGAACAACGTGCTCGTCAAGAATCCCTACAGTCCTGTCTACGTGTACAGCGACGTCGGCACCACGTTCAGCAACATCCAGATCAAGAACAACATCTTCTCCGAGAACGGCCGCGGGAACTGCGTCTTCTTCACCAACACGAACAGCTGTTCCACGCCGCCCAGCACGTTCAGCGTCAGCGGCAATCTGACCTTTGCCAGCCAGTCATTGATCGGCTTCCGGAATCTCGGCGCCCACGATTACTTCCCGGTCGTCGGGTCTTCCATGATCGACCGCGGATTGGCCGGTTACGCCACCAACGATTTCACCGGTACGCCTCGTCCTCAGGGTACTTCGGTGGACATCGGCCCTTTCGAAGCGATCAGCGGGGGGGGAGTCGACGTCATTCGCCCAGCGGCGATCGGTGATCTGAACTAACCTCGGCTTACTTCACTGGCCGGGCGCAGGGCGCCAGCAACGGCGTCTCGCGCCCGGCCGGTTTTCGTTATCCTGC encodes the following:
- a CDS encoding isocitrate/isopropylmalate family dehydrogenase; the encoded protein is MSKTYSIAVIAGDGIGPEVVREGLRVLERVAAIEGFRIEPTSYPFGAEHYLKTKEIFPDAAFSEVKQQRAILLGAIGDPRIEVGLLEFGIIAKMRFELDLFVNLRPVKLYAEHLCPLKGKTPEDVDFVVVRENTEDAYAGMRGFFKKGTPDEIATQEILFTRKGVERVMRYAFELARKRGDEKKLTLVDKANAVRAMDLWTRTFAEVGAEYPDITREHAYIDAACMWCVKNPEWFDTVVTSNMFGDILTDLAAMIQGGLGIAASGNLHPGQVS
- a CDS encoding right-handed parallel beta-helix repeat-containing protein, with the translated sequence MIATRLRFHILRTLPVLAVLCGLVIGTGSAFAGVRIYVDKNGVGGAPNDSRDRTTASSPSTPVATIERGMTLALAGDTVLVRAATFVRSSPLGLGKGGIVLKAYPGELVKLDFSGASTGNGINFGADGITLEGFEITNAPEEGVSTWFTSNNTIRKNHIHHCGLVLVNNKYQNGIAAYGSNILIEQNLVHDTGSHNMYIYGDRITVRNNVSYATIAPADRGSYGIQIGTPGANCTNITIAHNVFAESKNRSSIVFYSPNATISNVVIVNNVLVKNPYSPVYVYSDVGTTFSNIQIKNNIFSENGRGNCVFFTNTNSCSTPPSTFSVSGNLTFASQSLIGFRNLGAHDYFPVVGSSMIDRGLAGYATNDFTGTPRPQGTSVDIGPFEAISGGGVDVIRPAAIGDLN
- a CDS encoding LeuA family protein, whose protein sequence is MEDRDLIYDWNEAGERWDPPSFRVQFDDETLRDGLQSPSVKSPGIEDKVAILHLMDRLGIDTADIGLPGAGPHVVKDVLRLAQEIRNARLSIRANCAARTLRHDIEPVVEISQKAGIPIEVCTFIGSSPIRQYAENWTLETMLQHTEEAVSFAVSHGLPVMYVTEDTVRARPEQLRQLFLTAIRCGARRLCLCDTVGHATPTGAANLVRFALEVVRESQADVELDWHGHSDRGLAVVNTIAAIRAGATRVHGCAIGIGERVGNTPMDQLLVNLKLLGWIENDLTALPEYCEIVARTTGVPVPPNYPVVGRDAFRTGTGVHAAAVIKAFKKGEDWLADRVYSGVPASLVGRRQEIEVGPMSGESNVVFWLQSRGLEATPDRIKAVFDRAKSVDRVLTDGEIQAVLESVSGSRVS